In Paenibacillus hexagrammi, the following are encoded in one genomic region:
- the rpmE gene encoding 50S ribosomal protein L31 — protein MKEAIHPTYHVTTVTCACGNVFETGSIKQNLRVEICSNCHPFFTGKQKFIDAGGRVDKFKKKYGI, from the coding sequence ATGAAAGAGGCGATCCATCCTACTTATCATGTAACCACAGTGACTTGCGCATGTGGTAATGTATTTGAGACAGGCTCCATCAAGCAAAATCTCCGCGTTGAGATTTGCTCGAACTGCCATCCGTTCTTCACTGGTAAACAGAAGTTTATCGATGCAGGCGGCCGTGTCGACAAATTCAAAAAGAAATACGGCATCTAA
- a CDS encoding radical SAM protein — translation MNLVYADAQGQVYDHPEYFALGRNAEMITEIMEDELIPLPEGATLVSLPFTRPVGIDAETGEMKLVEGEYHAVGALLPQGFTRLLLPGYIKTDKTKALPLFGYTAVVWKDEGFYVAARQSDNPYFWNPVHCDPDELEVQVKRLVDKYPENRLYEHLSNCALGYECLTASNTFLQRWEGAVPVSYSCNAGCFGCISEQPDDSGFPAPQTRMNFKPKVEEIVQIMLEHLRTPESIISFGQGCEGEPSTQAALIIEAIKQVREQTQMGYININTNAGLTDHIRGIVDAGLNLMRVSTISALDDHYNAYYKPRAYTLKSVEKSLRYASDKGVITSINYLVFPGVTDREEEIEAMIEFVRRTGLKLIQLRNLNIDPESYLNLIPKAQGELLGMKQMIEIFEEELPDVVIGSYTHTPQFYSKGKALSGIL, via the coding sequence ATGAATTTGGTTTATGCAGACGCGCAGGGACAGGTGTACGATCATCCTGAATACTTTGCGCTCGGTCGAAATGCAGAAATGATCACAGAAATCATGGAGGATGAACTGATTCCTCTTCCTGAAGGAGCAACGTTAGTCAGTCTTCCTTTTACCCGGCCTGTAGGCATCGATGCCGAGACAGGGGAGATGAAGCTGGTAGAAGGCGAATACCATGCGGTTGGGGCGCTGTTGCCACAAGGATTTACTAGACTTTTACTTCCAGGCTATATCAAAACGGATAAAACAAAGGCGCTGCCTTTATTCGGTTATACAGCAGTTGTGTGGAAAGACGAAGGCTTTTATGTAGCCGCCCGTCAAAGCGATAACCCGTATTTTTGGAATCCGGTCCATTGTGACCCGGACGAGCTTGAAGTGCAAGTGAAACGCTTGGTGGATAAATATCCGGAAAATCGTTTGTACGAGCATCTTTCGAACTGTGCGCTCGGCTACGAATGTCTAACCGCATCCAATACGTTCTTGCAGCGCTGGGAGGGAGCAGTTCCCGTCTCGTATTCTTGCAACGCAGGCTGCTTTGGCTGTATCTCGGAGCAGCCGGATGACAGCGGCTTCCCTGCTCCGCAAACCCGAATGAACTTTAAGCCGAAGGTGGAAGAGATCGTTCAGATCATGCTGGAGCATCTGCGTACTCCAGAGAGCATTATCAGCTTCGGTCAAGGTTGTGAGGGAGAGCCGAGCACGCAGGCTGCTCTAATTATAGAAGCCATTAAGCAGGTCCGTGAGCAGACGCAGATGGGATATATCAATATCAATACGAATGCCGGACTGACCGACCATATCCGCGGCATCGTGGACGCAGGCTTGAATCTCATGAGAGTGAGTACAATCAGTGCGCTCGATGATCACTATAATGCGTACTACAAGCCAAGAGCGTACACGCTGAAGAGTGTGGAAAAGTCACTTCGTTATGCTAGTGATAAGGGAGTCATTACTTCCATTAACTATCTGGTATTTCCAGGAGTGACGGACCGCGAAGAAGAAATTGAAGCAATGATCGAATTTGTTCGAAGAACAGGACTAAAGCTTATCCAGCTGAGAAATCTGAACATTGATCCTGAAAGCTACTTGAACCTGATTCCGAAGGCTCAAGGTGAGCTGCTTGGCATGAAGCAGATGATCGAAATTTTCGAGGAGGAATTGCCGGATGTGGTCATTGGTTCCTATACACATACACCGCAATTTTATTCGAAAGGTAAAGCTCTGTCAGGCATCTTGTAG
- a CDS encoding PAS domain-containing protein: protein MSKPNSQHYQVSVDEVHKLLNESLRVNMLMADENERIILASGHLLTYTGYSAEELTSHFTFSQLFKVKGSLRELYTTHFEQPGDAKDWPQGVMLGKNGEKTPYQFSILRLIQDGELVYLVTFKNYIERPQLSLLQKFADRFLQDVNLGVLLISMDFKLVDISDMACRILGFEREHILNKSLDEVFVTVPSEHRLVQRSILNGVVVRNYAVSWTNNNERYELLLDSNVLKDSQGGWWELTLSSKMSPICGH, encoded by the coding sequence TTGTCCAAGCCAAATTCTCAACATTATCAAGTATCCGTAGATGAAGTGCACAAACTATTGAATGAGTCCTTACGCGTCAATATGCTCATGGCAGATGAGAATGAGCGAATCATTCTAGCAAGCGGTCACTTACTCACATATACCGGATACTCCGCGGAGGAACTTACGTCTCATTTCACGTTCAGTCAGTTGTTTAAAGTGAAGGGCTCACTTAGAGAACTGTATACAACTCACTTTGAACAGCCGGGGGACGCGAAGGATTGGCCTCAAGGAGTTATGTTGGGGAAAAATGGCGAAAAGACACCATATCAGTTTTCCATTCTAAGGCTCATACAGGATGGGGAACTCGTGTATCTGGTAACTTTTAAGAATTACATAGAAAGGCCGCAGTTAAGCTTGCTTCAAAAATTTGCCGATAGGTTCTTGCAGGATGTTAACTTAGGGGTTCTGTTAATCAGTATGGATTTCAAGCTTGTTGATATTAGTGATATGGCCTGCAGAATTCTTGGCTTCGAGAGAGAGCATATCCTCAACAAGTCGCTGGACGAAGTATTTGTCACAGTGCCGAGCGAGCATCGACTGGTACAGCGATCTATTCTGAACGGGGTGGTCGTTCGAAATTATGCTGTTTCCTGGACGAACAACAATGAACGGTATGAACTGCTGTTGGATTCCAACGTACTCAAAGATAGTCAAGGGGGCTGGTGGGAGCTTACATTATCTTCAAAGATGTCACCAATCTGCGGTCATTAG
- a CDS encoding UDP-N-acetylglucosamine 1-carboxyvinyltransferase, with product MEKLMVAGGRPLRGTIQISGAKNSAVALIPAAILAETAVTLDNLPHLSDVATYTEILTDLGASIDWNEDRMTIDPSRMRSIPMPNGKVKKLRASYYLMGALLGRFGEATIGLPGGCNFEPRPIDLHIKGFEALGAVISNENGALRIRAKELRGAKIYLDMASVGATINIMLAASRAKGSTIIENAAKEPEIIDVATLLNSMGARIKGAGTETIRIEGVSEMHGCRHSIIPDRIQAGTYMIAAAATRGDVTVDNVIPKHMEALTAKLQEMGVHIYEMDESIRVVGQPEYQSVDVKALVYPGFATDLQSPMASLLSQARGVSILTDHVYSNRFKHIPELVRMGAKMKVEGRSAIIEGSQLSSAKVKATDLRAGASLVIAGLSVLTGGVTEISGVEFIDRGYENLVFNLSSLGAEVWRETEE from the coding sequence CTGCGGGGAACGATTCAGATTAGCGGTGCTAAGAACAGTGCCGTTGCATTAATACCTGCTGCAATTCTAGCAGAAACAGCAGTAACTTTGGACAATCTGCCGCATCTTAGTGATGTAGCTACATATACAGAGATTCTAACGGATTTAGGAGCTTCCATTGATTGGAACGAAGATCGAATGACGATTGATCCTTCTCGTATGAGATCGATACCAATGCCCAATGGAAAGGTTAAAAAGCTTCGAGCTTCCTATTATTTGATGGGTGCTTTATTAGGTAGATTCGGAGAAGCGACGATTGGTCTGCCTGGCGGCTGTAATTTTGAGCCAAGACCGATTGATTTGCATATCAAAGGCTTTGAAGCGCTTGGCGCTGTAATCAGTAACGAGAATGGTGCATTGCGAATTCGTGCCAAAGAGCTTCGCGGCGCGAAGATTTATTTGGATATGGCAAGTGTGGGAGCTACGATTAATATTATGCTGGCGGCCTCTCGGGCCAAAGGTTCTACCATTATAGAAAATGCGGCGAAAGAGCCTGAAATCATAGATGTAGCAACTCTGTTGAATTCCATGGGCGCCAGAATTAAAGGTGCAGGTACGGAGACGATCCGGATTGAAGGCGTATCCGAGATGCATGGCTGCCGGCATTCGATTATTCCCGACCGTATACAAGCGGGTACTTATATGATAGCAGCCGCGGCAACGCGCGGAGATGTGACGGTTGACAATGTGATACCGAAGCATATGGAAGCTCTGACTGCGAAACTGCAGGAGATGGGCGTTCACATTTACGAAATGGATGAGTCCATACGGGTTGTCGGACAGCCGGAGTACCAAAGCGTTGACGTAAAGGCGCTTGTCTACCCTGGGTTTGCAACCGATCTTCAATCTCCGATGGCCAGTCTGTTGTCTCAGGCTCGAGGAGTCAGTATTTTAACGGATCATGTCTATAGCAACCGATTTAAACATATTCCTGAGCTGGTGCGAATGGGAGCCAAGATGAAAGTGGAAGGAAGATCCGCAATTATCGAAGGATCACAGTTAAGCTCCGCTAAGGTGAAAGCTACGGATCTGCGCGCCGGCGCGTCGCTTGTGATTGCTGGCTTAAGTGTTCTTACCGGCGGTGTTACTGAAATTTCAGGAGTCGAATTTATAGATCGAGGATACGAAAATCTCGTTTTCAACCTGTCTTCGCTGGGCGCGGAGGTTTGGCGGGAGACTGAGGAATAA
- a CDS encoding ATP-binding protein — MGAYIIFKDVTNLRSLEEMVQRSDRLAMIGQIAAGTAHEIRNPLTSIKGFLQVLKRTFETQGMSKEQNYTDVMLAEINRINELVNEFLLLGKPKHIAYEQTDVSEVLSEILPIINNEAVLHNVHLQYKASTHLPEVIADREMLKQVFLNICKNGIEAMVEGGTLTISESVETSDHFVCIDVHDTGPGIPSFVIDKIFDPFFTTKDEGTGLGLSVCQRIIHDMGGMIRVSSKGYGTTFTISIPYP, encoded by the coding sequence GTGGGAGCTTACATTATCTTCAAAGATGTCACCAATCTGCGGTCATTAGAGGAAATGGTGCAGCGAAGCGATCGATTGGCGATGATCGGACAAATTGCAGCGGGAACAGCCCATGAGATTCGTAATCCGCTTACCTCGATCAAAGGCTTTTTGCAAGTATTGAAGAGAACCTTCGAAACGCAAGGAATGAGCAAGGAACAAAATTATACGGATGTAATGCTGGCGGAAATTAATCGAATCAATGAGCTTGTCAATGAATTTCTGCTGCTTGGCAAGCCGAAGCATATTGCTTATGAGCAAACGGATGTATCCGAGGTCTTGAGCGAAATTCTTCCCATCATTAACAATGAGGCAGTTCTTCATAACGTTCATCTTCAATACAAGGCATCAACGCACTTACCTGAAGTGATAGCGGATCGTGAGATGCTGAAACAAGTGTTTTTAAATATTTGCAAAAATGGTATCGAAGCTATGGTGGAAGGTGGGACATTAACAATCTCAGAGAGCGTAGAGACATCCGATCATTTTGTGTGTATCGACGTACATGATACTGGACCAGGAATTCCTTCGTTTGTCATTGATAAAATTTTTGATCCGTTCTTTACGACCAAGGATGAAGGCACCGGTTTGGGACTTTCTGTCTGTCAACGAATTATTCATGATATGGGTGGTATGATTCGAGTATCCTCCAAAGGATATGGAACTACTTTTACAATCAGCATCCCTTATCCTTGA